In the Verrucomicrobiia bacterium genome, ACAGGATGGTTATCGTTGGGCGGGCTCCTTCAACATCGGTGGTGAGTGCAAGGATGGCGTGACGCCGGAGAAAGTTGAGGAGGCCATCTACGCAGAGATCGAGAAGATCCAGAATGAAACGGTGTCTGCCGAGGAGCTTCAGAAGGTGAAGAACAACTTCGCGGCGAGCGAGTATCGCAAGCTGGCGAACAATCACGCGATCATGTTCCAGCTCATCTACAACGAGGGTTTCGGTGATTGGAAGGAAATCAATGAAAGCGGCAAGAAGGTGCAGACCGTTACGGCCGATGATGTGAAGCGCGTGGCGAATGAGTATTTCAAAAAGGAGAATCGCGCGGTGGCGACTTACACGCGTAAGCCGGGCAAGGAAGGCGCGGCGGGTGGTGATGACATCTTCGCAGGATTGAGCGAGGAGCAGAAATCGGTCATCCGCAAGGTGCAAGGCTCCATCCAAGCGGAGAGCAGTGTGGAAAAATTGAAGCAGGCGCAGGAGCAGATCACGAAGCAGATGGGCGGCGCGGACGCGAAGAACAAACCGTTCCTGCAGGCGTATCTGAAAATGGTGACGGAACGTATCAACGCTTTGGAGAAAGGGACGAAATGAAGGGCATGACACGTAGAACTTGGCTGGCATTGACGCTCGCGGCCACGGCGACGACAGCGTTCGCGGCGGATATCCCGGATCGTCCGGAGAAGCTGCCGGTGAAGCCGCTGAAGTATGAGGCACCGAATCCGGCGGATTACCGCACAGTGCTGAAGAGCGGGCCGGTGGCGTATCTCGTTCCCGATCGCGAATTGCCGCTGATAAACATCAGCATCCTCGTACGCACGGGGGATTACCTGAATCCGGCGGGCAAAGAAGGTCTCGCGAATCTTACGGGTTATTTGCTTACGAAGAGCGGTATCGCTTCCAAGAGCGCGGAGGAGTTGGATGAACGGCTGGCGTTCCTAGCGGCGCAGTTAAATTCGGGCATCTCTGAGGCGCAAGGCACGGTCGCGCTAAACTTGCTCTCGAAAGATTTGGACGAGGGTCTGCAAATCTTGCGCGATGTGCTAACCGCACCGAAATTCCAAGACGACAAGATCGCCTTGCGCAAGCAGCAGACACTCCAAGCGATGAAGCAGCGGAATGATGATTCTGCCGCGATGGAGTTGCGCGAGCGGCGCTTCCTGCTCTATGGCGACAAGTTCTTCATCAACCAGCATCCGACGGCGGCTTCCATCGAGTCCATCACGAAGGATGATTTGAAGGCGTTTCATCAGAAGTGGTTTCATCCGGGCAATTTCATCATCGCGGTGAATGGTGACTTTGATCGCAAAGAGATGACGGCGAAGCTGGAGAAGCTGTTCGCGAACTGGCCATTCAAGGGCGAGAAACCGCCCACAGTCCCGAGTGAAGTGACGTTCGCGAAACCGGGCGTTTACGTGGTGGACAAGGATGTGCCGCAAGGCCGCGTGTCCATCCTGTTGCCGGGCGTGTATCGCGATAATCCGGATTACACGGCCATCACGGTGATGAACGACATCCTCGGTGGTGGCGGGTTCACCTCGCGCATCGTGAATCGTGTGCGGTCGGATGAGGGCTTGGCGTATTCAGCAGGCTCGGGTTTCCCGGGCGGCATTTATTATCGCATGGCGTTCGTGGCGGCGTTCCAATCGAAGTCCGGCACGGTGCCGTATGCGACGTCCATCGTGATGGAGGAGTTGGAGAAGATGGCGACGCAGCCGGTGACGGATGAAGAACTGGTCACGACGAAGCAATCGTTCATCGATACGTTCCCGCAGAGTTTCTCCACGGCGGCGCAAGTCGCAGGCACCTTCGCGAGTGATGAGATCACGGGGCGTTACGCGAAGGACCCGACGTTCTGGAAGACGTATCGCGACAAGGTGAACGCGGTGGATGCGAAGGAAGTGAAACGCGTCGCCACGAAGTATCTCACGAAAGATCAGGTGGCGATCCTCATCGTGGGCAAGAAAGAAGACATCCTGAAAGGGCATCCCGATCACAAGGTGAAACTGACCGACTTGAGCAAGGGAGGATTAGTGGATGTGCCCTTGCGCGATCCGCTGACGATGAAACCGATGGCGAAGTAAACCGTTTTCAGAAAGCCTTAAACTGTTTGTTTTGAATGGGTTAAGGCTTTTCTGTTTTTGGATGCGTCCGTTTTCTACATAAGGCTAGGGAATAAAATCCATTGGACATGCCTCTAAACGGGTGTATAAATCTACGCAGTTACCAACTGTTCATTCGCCTTGGCCGGGTAAGCTTGGGCGTCTTTTGAACGGTGGTGACACGGGTAGATATCACCCGTAACAAAGGTTAACCGTATGAAGCTCATCAAAGTGCTGGCCGTTGTGGCCATGGCAGTGTCTCTCGTAACGATCGCCCAAGCCGAAGACAAGAAACCGGCTCCGAAGGGCAAAGCCGGCGGCTGCTGCGCCAAGGCTGAGAAAGCTGGCAAGAAATGCGAGCATCCTTGCTGCGTCGAAGCCCAGAAGGCCGGCAAGAACTGCGAGAAGTGCGGTGGCAAGAACGAATAAGTTCTGCTGACAACTCTCAAACAGGCCAACCGAAAGGTTGGCCTGTTTTTTTGTCGGTTGCACCGACCGGCCAATAAAAACGTCTCCAAGGAGATGTTTTTATTTTTCCCATATTGGCCCGTGGGTGCAACCCACCAAAAGAAAACCGGCGGACCTTTCGATCCGCCGGTTCTTGAATTCGCTTTTTACAGCTTCGCTTATTCGTCGTCGCGACGGGCTTCGTCGGCGGCGTCGAAGGCGTGCTGCAGCGCCACGAGGTCTTCACCGGGCTTGAGCTGGTCGAGCAACTTCTGCTCTTCCTTGAGCTGTTCGGTGGAGTAGTTCGCGGCCTTGATGCTCAGACCGATACGGCGATCGGCTTTATCGATCTTGATCACGCGCGCGGTGACGTCCTGGTCCACCTTGAGCACGTTCTTGATCTTGTCCACGCGCTCTTCGCTGACTTGGGAGATGTGCACCAAGCCATCGATATCGTGAGCCAGGCCCACGAACGCACCGAAGCTCGCGAGCTTCGTGACCTTGCCGGTGACGAGGTCGCCGACCTTGTAGAACTTGTCGATGTTGCTCCACGGATCTTCGCCGAGTTGCTTCACACCGAGGGAGATGCGCTGGTTGCCCTTGTCGAGCTCGAGCACCACGGCTTCCACTTCGTCGCCCTTCTTGAGGACTTCGGAAGGATGATTGATCTTGCGCGTCCAGGAGATGTCGGACACGTGCACCATGCCGTCCAAGCCTTCTTCCAGCTCGACGAACGCGCCGTAGCTGGTGAGGTTGCGCACCTTGCCCTTGATCTTCGTGCCCACCGGATACTTGGTGACCGCCTGGTCCCAAGGATTCGTTTCCAGCTGACGCACACCGAGGGAGATTTTCTGCTCCTCGCGGTTGATGCCGAGCACGACCGCTTCGATTTCCTGGTCCACTTTGAGGACGTCGGAAGGCTTGGCGATGCGCTTGGTCCAGGACAGTTCCGTGACGTGCACGAGACCTTCCACACCGGGTTCGAGTTCC is a window encoding:
- a CDS encoding pitrilysin family protein, which codes for MTRRTWLALTLAATATTAFAADIPDRPEKLPVKPLKYEAPNPADYRTVLKSGPVAYLVPDRELPLINISILVRTGDYLNPAGKEGLANLTGYLLTKSGIASKSAEELDERLAFLAAQLNSGISEAQGTVALNLLSKDLDEGLQILRDVLTAPKFQDDKIALRKQQTLQAMKQRNDDSAAMELRERRFLLYGDKFFINQHPTAASIESITKDDLKAFHQKWFHPGNFIIAVNGDFDRKEMTAKLEKLFANWPFKGEKPPTVPSEVTFAKPGVYVVDKDVPQGRVSILLPGVYRDNPDYTAITVMNDILGGGGFTSRIVNRVRSDEGLAYSAGSGFPGGIYYRMAFVAAFQSKSGTVPYATSIVMEELEKMATQPVTDEELVTTKQSFIDTFPQSFSTAAQVAGTFASDEITGRYAKDPTFWKTYRDKVNAVDAKEVKRVATKYLTKDQVAILIVGKKEDILKGHPDHKVKLTDLSKGGLVDVPLRDPLTMKPMAK